A single Natrinema pellirubrum DSM 15624 DNA region contains:
- a CDS encoding signal peptidase I produces the protein MTNSTLVTRGLGALLALVVILLIVGQLLGQPILLGYVATGSMEPEIDAGDGFVAVPSVAAGSVEEGDVVVFQARDLNGGGLTTHRVVDETEEGYVTKGDANPFTDQDGGEPHVTEGQIVAEAWQVNGKVVTIPHLGTAIMGFQSAAQGGVETVTSVFGVTTGSSNGLGALLVGVGVAMLGFGTLLERLGPGRRETSRSRSRENVIAFWTALGLVLLVFVTFATAAMVVPSGTTEYGLISSESPTDDPQIVAPGETSELTRTVDNAGYLPIVVAHEAESGGIGVEPRSQTIGIRDSGEATVTLSAPEQTGEYTRHLGEYRYLAVLPPSVLLWLHGLHPLAAIAAVNVVIVGIAVAIVLLLFGSDDIRVRSAGSHVPLSTRLKRRARRWFRDWK, from the coding sequence ATGACAAACTCGACGCTCGTCACGCGGGGGCTCGGTGCCCTCCTCGCGCTGGTCGTCATCCTCCTGATAGTCGGCCAGCTGCTGGGCCAGCCGATTCTGCTCGGCTACGTCGCGACCGGCAGTATGGAGCCGGAAATCGACGCTGGCGACGGCTTCGTCGCCGTGCCAAGCGTCGCCGCCGGCTCGGTCGAGGAGGGGGACGTGGTCGTGTTTCAGGCACGGGATCTCAACGGCGGCGGGCTGACGACCCACCGCGTCGTCGACGAGACCGAAGAGGGGTACGTCACGAAAGGGGACGCCAACCCCTTTACCGATCAGGACGGCGGCGAACCCCACGTCACGGAGGGACAGATCGTCGCCGAAGCCTGGCAAGTCAACGGGAAGGTCGTGACGATCCCGCATTTGGGTACCGCGATCATGGGGTTCCAGAGCGCTGCCCAGGGTGGCGTCGAGACGGTCACGTCGGTGTTCGGCGTGACGACCGGCTCCTCGAACGGGCTCGGTGCCTTGCTGGTCGGCGTCGGGGTCGCGATGCTCGGGTTCGGAACCCTCCTCGAGCGGCTCGGGCCGGGCCGCCGTGAGACGAGCAGGTCCCGCTCGCGGGAGAACGTGATCGCGTTCTGGACGGCGCTGGGCCTCGTCTTGCTCGTGTTCGTGACCTTCGCGACCGCGGCGATGGTCGTCCCGTCGGGCACTACCGAGTACGGTCTCATTAGTTCCGAGTCGCCCACCGACGATCCACAGATCGTCGCGCCCGGCGAAACGTCGGAACTGACCCGGACGGTTGACAACGCCGGCTACCTGCCGATCGTAGTCGCTCACGAGGCCGAAAGCGGCGGAATCGGCGTCGAGCCGCGGTCGCAGACGATCGGGATCCGTGACAGCGGGGAGGCGACGGTAACGCTGTCGGCACCCGAGCAGACGGGCGAGTACACGCGTCATCTCGGCGAGTACCGGTATCTTGCCGTGTTGCCACCATCGGTACTGCTCTGGCTCCACGGCCTCCATCCGCTCGCCGCCATCGCGGCGGTCAACGTCGTCATCGTCGGGATCGCGGTCGCGATCGTACTGCTGCTGTTCGGCAGCGACGATATCCGCGTTCGGTCTGCGGGGAGTCACGTCCCGCTGTCGACCCGTCTCAAGCGTCGCGCTCGCCGCTGGTTCCGTGATTGGAAATAA
- a CDS encoding NAD+ synthase, which translates to MSADRTTFVYSGIERSNGPFLTDHRSLEAMHELIVADIETRVDDADASGVVVAMSGGIDSTVTTALAVEAVGAENVLGLGLPCHKTEATHVSDARTLAEGMGIEFEEIQLRPLLEAFEETVAGGLGTANEADDDRPHDIGNAVARLRMVTAYYAANCQSRLVIGTANRSERLLGYFTKYGDGAADSYPLGDCYKTEVRALAKHLGLPRRIVSKEPTAGFWATQTDAGELGAGYDVIDPLLVRLVDEGRPLEEAMKGLRIDRETAADIASLYVATDHKRATPPTPGLAGRGDDRSAG; encoded by the coding sequence ATGAGTGCAGATAGGACAACGTTCGTCTATTCGGGAATCGAGCGATCGAACGGGCCGTTTCTGACGGATCACCGGTCCCTCGAGGCGATGCACGAGCTGATCGTCGCGGACATCGAGACGAGAGTCGACGACGCGGATGCAAGCGGCGTCGTCGTGGCGATGAGCGGCGGGATCGATTCGACGGTAACGACGGCACTAGCGGTCGAAGCCGTCGGGGCCGAGAACGTTCTCGGGCTGGGACTGCCCTGTCACAAGACCGAGGCGACACACGTCAGCGATGCCCGTACCCTCGCGGAGGGGATGGGCATCGAGTTCGAGGAGATCCAGTTACGGCCGCTGCTCGAGGCCTTCGAGGAAACGGTCGCGGGCGGGCTCGGGACCGCCAACGAGGCGGACGACGATCGGCCCCACGATATTGGCAACGCCGTCGCGCGGCTGCGGATGGTCACCGCCTACTACGCCGCGAACTGCCAGTCGCGGCTCGTAATCGGGACCGCGAACCGCTCGGAGCGGCTGCTGGGCTATTTCACCAAGTACGGCGACGGCGCCGCCGACAGCTATCCGCTCGGCGACTGCTACAAGACGGAGGTTCGCGCGCTCGCGAAACACCTCGGCCTTCCCCGCCGGATCGTCAGCAAGGAGCCGACGGCGGGCTTTTGGGCCACCCAGACCGACGCCGGCGAACTCGGAGCAGGCTACGACGTCATCGATCCCCTGCTCGTCCGGCTGGTCGACGAGGGTCGTCCGCTCGAGGAGGCAATGAAGGGATTACGGATCGACCGTGAGACCGCGGCCGACATCGCGTCGCTGTACGTCGCCACCGATCACAAGCGGGCGACGCCGCCGACACCGGGACTCGCCGGTCGCGGTGACGACCGCTCGGCCGGCTGA
- a CDS encoding CARDB domain-containing protein, with the protein MLLVMAAVCFLFTLAIPTAALTVGEDETSDEVVLEPTSSYAELDESNELFLDFDGFNGNTAFVTRDVFTIAVGEDADDIESVWIEHDVEGVAFYADGSEITPESRLELSSGDSQTVDVTVDTHVAKSTTETFTVVVEYEGDEVDDDRGSDSFIYGSSLSVSSTTVEAGETVTVNATYRNDGDGWGTETARLTVDGTVVDRRTVALSSGEERTVSFERRMEWPGTYEVGIEGVGYQSVTVAGPQVEVSSATIDDATITAGETADVRATVRNPSDRRIERTLELSVDGIVVDTRTVSIPANGERTVTFQRAFDEPGTYAIAVSGVDAGTVTVEERAGFDIRNRELSPMTTAALAPPATAGLLFLAIAANRRWSFVR; encoded by the coding sequence ATGCTACTCGTCATGGCCGCCGTCTGCTTTCTGTTTACGCTCGCGATTCCGACGGCGGCACTGACGGTCGGGGAAGACGAGACGTCGGACGAGGTCGTCCTCGAGCCGACGAGCAGTTACGCGGAACTCGACGAGTCGAACGAACTGTTCCTCGACTTCGACGGGTTCAACGGGAACACGGCGTTCGTGACTCGAGACGTGTTCACGATCGCGGTCGGTGAGGATGCCGACGATATCGAGTCAGTCTGGATCGAACACGATGTCGAGGGCGTGGCCTTCTACGCGGACGGGAGCGAGATCACTCCGGAATCGCGACTCGAACTGTCCTCGGGCGACTCTCAGACCGTGGATGTTACCGTCGATACCCACGTCGCCAAATCGACGACCGAGACGTTCACGGTCGTGGTCGAGTACGAGGGTGACGAAGTCGATGATGACCGTGGCAGCGACTCCTTCATTTACGGCTCGAGCCTATCCGTCTCGTCGACGACCGTCGAGGCGGGCGAGACGGTGACGGTCAACGCGACCTACCGCAACGACGGCGACGGGTGGGGGACCGAGACGGCCCGGCTGACGGTCGATGGGACCGTCGTCGACCGGCGAACGGTCGCCCTCTCGTCGGGCGAGGAACGGACCGTCAGCTTCGAGCGCCGGATGGAGTGGCCCGGCACCTACGAGGTCGGGATCGAGGGAGTCGGGTACCAGTCCGTGACCGTCGCGGGCCCGCAGGTCGAGGTCTCGAGCGCTACTATCGACGACGCCACGATCACCGCCGGCGAGACCGCGGATGTCCGGGCGACGGTCCGAAACCCGTCCGACAGGCGGATCGAGCGTACGCTCGAGCTATCGGTCGACGGGATCGTCGTCGATACCCGCACCGTTTCGATCCCGGCCAACGGCGAGCGGACGGTCACGTTTCAGCGAGCGTTCGACGAGCCGGGAACCTACGCGATCGCGGTCAGCGGCGTCGACGCGGGGACGGTGACGGTCGAGGAGCGGGCCGGGTTCGACATCCGGAACCGCGAACTGTCGCCGATGACGACGGCGGCGCTCGCGCCGCCGGCGACGGCCGGATTGCTGTTCCTGGCGATCGCTGCGAACCGGCGCTGGTCGTTCGTCCGGTAG
- a CDS encoding bacteriorhodopsin has product MAATVGPESIWLWIGTIGMTLGTLYFIGRGRGVRDRKMQEFYIITTFITTIAAAMYFAMATGFGVTEVMVGDEALTIYWARYADWLFTTPLLLLDLSLLAGANRNTIATLIGLDVFMIGTGMIAAFASTPGTRIAWWAISTGALLALLYVLVGTLSENARSQSPEVASLFGRLRNLVIVLWFLYPVVWILGTEGTFGILPLYWETAAFMVLDLSAKVGFGVVLLRSRSVLDRVTTPTAAPA; this is encoded by the coding sequence ATGGCCGCAACAGTTGGCCCAGAATCCATTTGGCTGTGGATCGGCACGATCGGAATGACCCTCGGAACCCTGTACTTCATCGGGCGCGGACGTGGCGTTCGCGACCGGAAGATGCAGGAGTTCTACATCATTACGACCTTCATTACGACCATCGCCGCTGCGATGTACTTCGCGATGGCGACCGGCTTCGGCGTCACCGAAGTCATGGTCGGCGACGAGGCGCTCACGATCTATTGGGCGCGCTATGCCGACTGGCTGTTTACGACGCCGCTGTTGCTGCTTGACCTCTCGCTGCTCGCCGGAGCGAACCGAAACACGATCGCGACGCTGATCGGACTCGACGTCTTCATGATCGGAACCGGCATGATCGCGGCGTTCGCGTCCACCCCGGGCACCCGGATCGCCTGGTGGGCGATCAGCACCGGCGCCCTGCTCGCCCTGCTGTACGTCCTCGTCGGGACGCTCTCCGAGAACGCGCGCAGTCAGTCCCCCGAAGTCGCATCGCTCTTCGGGCGACTCCGTAACCTGGTCATCGTGCTGTGGTTCCTCTACCCGGTGGTCTGGATCCTCGGCACGGAGGGGACGTTCGGCATCCTCCCGCTGTACTGGGAAACCGCCGCGTTCATGGTACTCGACCTCTCGGCAAAGGTCGGATTCGGGGTGGTCCTGCTCCGGAGTCGCTCCGTTCTGGACCGGGTCACGACGCCGACGGCTGCACCGGCTTGA
- a CDS encoding DUF1102 domain-containing protein, translating into MKRRSVLVSLGTIVAGGGAALGTGAFSSVEAERTVTVETAGDANAFLALTPASGASDYVDDTGDTIVIDISGNSEGATGVNQNSLTSFDALVTVTNQGTNDVDSVTLTIQGDNGEGELLTPNPTSFGDGDFPDNGDASVLAPGETVSFGLEIELRADQINDTVAAYDNGDIDSANFEPTILIEATTA; encoded by the coding sequence ATGAAAAGACGTAGTGTTTTGGTCAGCCTCGGGACGATCGTTGCAGGTGGGGGTGCCGCGCTCGGAACGGGCGCGTTCAGTAGCGTGGAAGCCGAGCGGACAGTTACCGTCGAAACTGCCGGCGATGCGAACGCATTTCTCGCACTCACTCCCGCGAGTGGTGCGAGCGATTACGTCGACGACACAGGAGACACCATCGTAATCGATATCAGCGGTAACTCGGAAGGTGCAACTGGTGTCAACCAGAATTCCCTCACGTCGTTTGACGCACTCGTCACGGTCACGAATCAGGGAACGAACGACGTCGATAGTGTCACGCTCACGATCCAGGGGGACAACGGCGAGGGCGAACTCCTGACGCCGAACCCGACGAGTTTCGGTGATGGTGATTTCCCCGATAACGGTGATGCGTCCGTGTTAGCGCCCGGTGAGACGGTCTCATTCGGCCTCGAAATCGAACTTCGCGCGGATCAAATCAACGACACCGTGGCTGCATACGATAACGGCGATATCGACAGCGCCAATTTCGAGCCGACGATTCTGATCGAAGCGACGACGGCGTGA
- a CDS encoding long-chain-fatty-acid--CoA ligase — protein METPLIVTDFLEQARSHYGDEEAIVGADGERFTYAEFGDRVDRFAAALQARGIEKGDRVAVLDPNTHYHLEAAHGAMGIGAVHTPLNYRLEPDDYEYILSDAGVDAIYADYEYAEKIEAIRDDVPTETFITNDADAVEGDWESFDAVLEDTDPEYDRPEMAEDEVITINYTSGTTGDPKGVCRTHRTETIHAYLMSIYHEITDDDTYLWTLPMFHVNGWGHIYAVTGMGATHVCTRGVNADDVVSSIRDEDVSLLCAAPAVLNQLIDYYETEGEPEMTGANPVRVTTAGSAPPEATIRAVEDRFGWYLKHLYGATETGPLITISDAKRLIDDGNRFEIKKRQGMGVLGTDVRVVDEDGNDVPRDDQTLGEVVVRGNQIMDRYWNKPEATEEAFNDRVEGYYHTGDLATIDENGMIALRDRKKDIIISGGENISSIELEDTLFDHEAVADAAVIPAPSDEWGETPKAFVVPSNGDPTDPPVSAEELTDFTREQLAGYKVVRRVEYVKELPKTATGKTQKYELRQQEWADEDRMIGEG, from the coding sequence ATGGAAACGCCACTCATTGTCACGGACTTTCTCGAGCAGGCCCGTTCCCATTACGGGGACGAGGAGGCGATCGTCGGGGCGGACGGCGAACGGTTTACCTACGCCGAGTTCGGCGACCGAGTCGATCGCTTCGCGGCGGCGCTGCAGGCACGGGGGATCGAGAAGGGCGATCGCGTGGCCGTGCTGGATCCGAATACCCACTACCACCTCGAGGCGGCCCACGGCGCGATGGGGATCGGAGCCGTGCATACGCCGCTGAACTACCGGCTCGAGCCCGACGACTACGAGTACATCCTCTCGGACGCGGGCGTCGACGCCATTTATGCCGACTACGAGTACGCCGAGAAGATCGAGGCGATCCGCGACGACGTGCCGACCGAGACGTTCATTACGAACGACGCCGATGCCGTCGAGGGCGACTGGGAGAGCTTCGATGCCGTCCTCGAGGATACGGATCCGGAGTATGACCGCCCCGAGATGGCCGAAGACGAGGTCATCACGATCAACTACACCTCGGGGACGACGGGGGATCCGAAGGGGGTCTGTCGCACCCATCGGACGGAGACGATCCACGCCTACCTGATGTCGATCTATCACGAGATCACCGACGACGATACCTACCTGTGGACGCTGCCGATGTTCCACGTCAACGGGTGGGGCCACATCTACGCGGTGACCGGAATGGGCGCGACCCACGTCTGTACGCGCGGGGTCAACGCCGACGACGTCGTGTCGTCGATCCGTGATGAGGACGTCTCTCTGCTCTGTGCGGCTCCGGCGGTACTCAATCAGTTGATCGATTACTACGAGACCGAGGGCGAACCCGAGATGACGGGGGCGAATCCGGTCCGGGTCACGACCGCGGGGTCGGCGCCGCCGGAAGCGACGATCCGTGCCGTCGAGGACCGCTTCGGCTGGTATCTCAAGCACCTCTACGGGGCGACCGAGACGGGACCGCTGATCACTATCTCCGACGCGAAGCGGCTGATCGACGATGGGAACCGCTTCGAGATCAAGAAACGGCAGGGCATGGGCGTCCTCGGGACCGACGTCCGCGTCGTCGACGAGGACGGCAACGACGTCCCCCGCGACGATCAGACGCTGGGCGAAGTCGTCGTCCGGGGCAACCAGATCATGGACCGCTACTGGAACAAGCCCGAGGCGACAGAGGAAGCCTTCAACGATCGCGTCGAGGGCTACTACCACACCGGCGACCTCGCGACGATCGACGAGAACGGCATGATCGCGCTCCGCGATCGGAAGAAAGACATCATCATCTCGGGCGGGGAGAACATCTCGAGCATCGAACTCGAGGACACGCTGTTCGATCACGAGGCGGTCGCGGATGCGGCCGTCATTCCGGCGCCCAGCGACGAGTGGGGTGAGACGCCGAAGGCCTTCGTCGTGCCGTCGAACGGCGACCCGACCGATCCGCCCGTGTCGGCTGAAGAACTGACTGACTTCACCCGCGAGCAACTCGCGGGCTACAAGGTCGTTCGCCGGGTCGAGTACGTCAAGGAACTTCCCAAGACTGCGACCGGCAAGACCCAAAAGTACGAACTCCGCCAGCAGGAGTGGGCCGACGAAGACCGAATGATCGGCGAGGGGTAA
- a CDS encoding lycopene cyclase domain-containing protein, with amino-acid sequence MAIQFTYFGIHLAFLLPPILILGWLAIRRDRAWWGVRPLSGLGIMIALAVVYTTPFTNRLIPVGVWWYGDGAVLATVWYTPIEEYIFFVLQPILTALWLFQVGPTADRSLAIPRIHRLLGVAGGLAIAVIGWALLDTTATYYLGWLLLWVGPVLALQWGFGSTYLWTVRRPLLVAIAVPTLYLWLVDRIAIELGVWVISDAYTTGYALFGLPIEEALFFLVTNLFVVQGITMYVWLLDRIGAGSAWPSASPRLPTGSDDR; translated from the coding sequence ATGGCTATCCAGTTCACGTACTTCGGAATCCACCTCGCGTTCCTGCTGCCCCCAATCCTGATTCTGGGGTGGCTCGCGATCCGGCGCGACCGTGCCTGGTGGGGGGTTCGACCCCTCTCGGGACTCGGCATCATGATCGCCCTCGCGGTCGTCTACACGACGCCCTTTACCAACCGCCTCATCCCCGTCGGCGTCTGGTGGTACGGAGACGGTGCCGTCCTCGCGACCGTCTGGTACACGCCGATCGAGGAGTACATCTTCTTCGTCCTCCAGCCGATACTGACCGCGCTCTGGCTGTTTCAGGTGGGACCGACCGCCGATCGGTCGCTGGCGATTCCTCGCATACACCGGCTGCTCGGCGTTGCTGGCGGGCTGGCGATCGCCGTTATCGGCTGGGCACTTCTCGACACCACCGCGACGTACTACCTGGGCTGGCTGCTTCTCTGGGTCGGGCCGGTTCTCGCTCTTCAGTGGGGGTTCGGATCGACGTACCTGTGGACCGTCCGCCGGCCGCTGCTGGTCGCGATCGCCGTCCCGACGCTGTACCTCTGGCTCGTCGATCGGATCGCGATCGAACTCGGCGTCTGGGTCATCTCCGACGCGTACACCACCGGGTATGCGCTCTTCGGACTTCCCATCGAGGAGGCACTGTTCTTCCTCGTGACCAACCTCTTCGTCGTCCAGGGGATCACCATGTACGTCTGGCTCCTCGATCGAATCGGCGCCGGTTCGGCGTGGCCGAGCGCATCACCGCGGCTTCCGACGGGTTCCGATGACCGGTGA
- a CDS encoding DUF5305 domain-containing protein, which translates to MTDNPRLELLLAKHGRTIVIALIAVGVLSIAATGWAVANPETTTAPQYTEERVTTDGSTSAVVTESGTLWTEGQRLSDSSVYLLNATPELTIEAETRLRNETGGAPVESGDVTHELGLRFQATRDGSPFWNETTTVLRESPSVENGVATSNATIDVESYRRQQRQLERELGGIGSVELAVVLRTEYDTGTHQGTLTTTAPMTITDEAYWLEGELSESTPHRYRSGTERTTTSRSPAMIGGLSLLGTLSLAGAALVVRRSPGDIEAARRALHERRYAEWISRGSIPMWIGDYHVSLDTLEDVVDVAIDTNERVVHDTQRGLFAVVNDGVVYYYSDRGLWEETAWPEMDLEASPAVIDGDGDLPTQDLSELDTSNEFAAPDDPDGFEDDEEVWEQL; encoded by the coding sequence ATGACCGATAACCCGCGTCTCGAGTTGCTGTTGGCCAAGCACGGTCGGACCATCGTGATCGCACTGATCGCGGTCGGCGTGCTGTCGATCGCCGCGACGGGGTGGGCCGTCGCCAATCCGGAAACGACGACCGCCCCACAGTACACCGAGGAACGCGTGACGACCGACGGGAGTACCAGCGCCGTCGTCACCGAGAGCGGGACGCTGTGGACGGAGGGGCAGCGACTCTCGGACAGCTCGGTCTACTTGCTGAACGCGACGCCGGAGCTGACGATCGAGGCCGAAACCCGACTACGAAACGAGACCGGCGGGGCCCCCGTCGAGTCGGGGGACGTGACACACGAACTGGGACTGCGCTTCCAGGCGACCCGTGACGGCTCGCCGTTCTGGAACGAGACGACGACGGTGTTGCGCGAGTCGCCGTCGGTCGAGAACGGCGTCGCTACGTCGAACGCGACGATCGACGTCGAATCCTACCGCCGACAACAGCGCCAACTCGAGCGCGAACTCGGCGGGATCGGATCGGTCGAACTGGCCGTAGTGCTTCGCACCGAGTACGATACCGGAACCCATCAGGGGACGCTCACGACTACCGCCCCGATGACGATCACCGACGAAGCCTACTGGCTCGAGGGCGAACTGTCGGAGTCGACGCCACATCGCTACCGCAGCGGGACCGAGCGGACGACCACGTCCCGCAGTCCGGCGATGATCGGCGGCCTGTCGCTGCTGGGGACCCTGTCGCTCGCCGGCGCGGCACTGGTCGTGCGCCGCTCGCCGGGCGACATCGAGGCCGCCCGCCGGGCGCTTCACGAACGGCGCTACGCCGAGTGGATCTCGCGGGGATCGATCCCGATGTGGATCGGCGACTACCACGTCTCGCTCGATACGCTCGAGGACGTCGTCGACGTCGCGATCGACACGAACGAGCGCGTCGTTCACGACACCCAGCGCGGACTGTTCGCGGTGGTCAACGACGGCGTGGTCTACTACTACAGCGACCGCGGGCTCTGGGAGGAGACCGCGTGGCCGGAGATGGACCTGGAGGCGAGTCCGGCCGTCATCGACGGCGACGGCGACCTTCCCACGCAGGATCTGTCGGAACTCGACACGAGCAACGAGTTCGCCGCGCCCGACGACCCAGACGGGTTCGAGGACGACGAAGAGGTCTGGGAACAGCTCTGA
- a CDS encoding Brp/Blh family beta-carotene 15,15'-dioxygenase has product MTGDATDRRTDLRASAESRSRAARLTLGFGSSLAVAAVATVAFGPPPLVYQYVPLALSVLVLGLPHGAVDHLVLPRARDNPVTPRSLASIGALYLLFGSAYALVWVLAPVAAFVLFLLVTLVHWGQGDVYVLLEFLGADYLETRASRLLALLVRGGLPMLVPLVAFPAQYAFVAETIVGLFDPGAATALEPLFEPPVRAAVAVGFGSLIALSLALGLGRTSPGGRRPWLVDAAETIGLVGFFATVPPILAIGLYFCVWHSLRHVLRTMLVDPVASAALERGATRTAFRRFARDAAPLTVAALGVLVGIWFAVPRTPATVPDVLAVYLVAIAVLTLPHVVVVALLDREAGIWSP; this is encoded by the coding sequence ATGACCGGTGACGCGACCGATCGGCGCACCGACCTGCGAGCGAGCGCCGAAAGCCGATCGCGAGCCGCTCGGCTGACCCTCGGTTTCGGTTCGTCGCTTGCCGTCGCTGCCGTCGCGACGGTCGCGTTCGGGCCGCCACCGCTCGTCTATCAGTACGTGCCGCTGGCACTCAGCGTCCTCGTTCTCGGACTCCCCCACGGTGCCGTCGACCACCTCGTGTTACCGCGGGCTCGAGACAACCCGGTAACGCCGCGATCGCTCGCGTCCATCGGCGCCCTCTACCTGCTCTTCGGCTCCGCCTACGCCCTCGTCTGGGTTCTCGCGCCCGTCGCCGCGTTCGTCCTGTTTCTCCTCGTCACGCTCGTCCACTGGGGGCAGGGTGACGTCTATGTGCTTCTCGAGTTCCTCGGTGCCGACTACCTCGAGACGCGGGCCAGTCGACTGCTCGCTCTCCTCGTCAGGGGCGGTCTGCCGATGCTCGTCCCGCTGGTCGCCTTTCCGGCACAGTACGCGTTCGTCGCCGAGACGATCGTCGGGCTGTTCGACCCCGGCGCGGCGACCGCGCTCGAGCCCCTCTTCGAACCGCCGGTTCGGGCGGCCGTGGCGGTCGGGTTCGGATCTCTGATCGCACTCTCGCTCGCCCTCGGACTCGGCCGAACGAGCCCCGGCGGGCGGCGGCCGTGGCTCGTCGACGCCGCGGAGACGATCGGCCTCGTCGGCTTCTTCGCCACCGTCCCGCCGATCCTCGCTATCGGGCTCTATTTCTGTGTCTGGCACTCGCTCCGGCACGTCCTCAGAACGATGCTCGTCGATCCCGTCGCCAGCGCGGCCCTCGAGCGCGGAGCGACCCGGACCGCCTTCCGGCGCTTCGCCAGGGACGCGGCGCCGCTGACCGTCGCCGCGCTGGGCGTCCTCGTCGGTATCTGGTTCGCCGTCCCCCGGACGCCCGCGACCGTCCCCGACGTCCTCGCGGTCTATCTGGTCGCGATCGCCGTGCTGACGCTTCCCCACGTCGTCGTGGTCGCGCTGCTCGATCGGGAAGCGGGGATCTGGTCGCCCTGA
- a CDS encoding MarR family transcriptional regulator: MAETDGEEIEDLPPSAKLVFKVLEYDGPLTQKQIVEESMLSARTVRYALERLEEIGIVDEDIYFADARQSLYRLEEPVAADGNGVEESPKKDACCAE, translated from the coding sequence ATGGCAGAGACCGACGGGGAGGAAATCGAAGACTTGCCACCGAGCGCGAAACTCGTCTTCAAGGTTCTCGAGTACGACGGGCCGCTGACGCAGAAACAGATCGTCGAGGAATCGATGCTCTCGGCCCGGACGGTACGGTACGCGCTCGAGCGCCTCGAGGAGATCGGGATCGTCGACGAGGACATCTACTTCGCTGACGCCCGTCAGAGCCTCTATCGGCTCGAGGAACCGGTCGCCGCCGACGGTAACGGCGTCGAGGAGTCCCCGAAAAAGGACGCCTGCTGCGCGGAGTAA